One bacterium genomic window, TCACCTTTACCATAGATACTTGACGGATAGGTTTTTTGGAGTTTTTCATAAATTAAAGCGGCTTTTTGATATTCACCTGCCTGTTCCTCACATTCTGCAATATGATATAAGGCATGTGGGACTAAATCAGAGGCAGGAAAGTTATCTGCAACCTTTTGCCACTGTTCTTTAGCCTTAGCAAATTCTCCCATTGCATAAAATGTTTCTGCCTTTCCGTAGCTAGCATAGGGACTCCAATAACTATCCGGATATTCATTAATAAGTTTATCATATTGAGTAATTGCCGAGTTATATTCACCATATTCTTGAGTTCTACGGGCAGTATCATAAAGGACTTTTGATTGTTCATCCTTTAGTTTATTTTCGGCAGTGGTCAGTAATTCTTTAGATGTATTAGCAAATTTAGTGTCAGGATAGGTATCTATTATTTTTTTAAATTGTAAAGCCGCATCTTGTAAATTTCCCTGTTCATAAAGGCGAAGGGCAAGATTATACTCTTCTTCGGCACTCTTTGGCGTTCCTTTTTTTGAAATAGCGACTAATTTTTCCTCTGACTTTTTAGCATATTCCGTATTCGGATAATTTTCCTTTATCTCTTCAAACCATTCTGTTGCACTCTTATAGTCACCTAAGGCGTAATATCGAAGGGCAATATCGAATTTGCGTTTAACTCGGTCGGTTTTCATTGCTTCTTCTGCCTCATTAATTCCAGATTGAGCTAATGTAGCATATTCAGTATTGGGGTAGTTAGTGATAATTTGTTGAAAGGTATTTATTGCCAGAGGATAGCTTTTTTCTTTCATCAAAGTAAGTCCTTTTTTATATATTTTATAAGCCTCATCTTCACTTTCTCTGGTTTCTATTTCTAATAGTTTTTTCTGGGCATCTTCTTTATACTCAGTCTTTGGATATTCGGTGACAATTTCTTTAAATCCCTCTTTTGCCTTAGCCAATTTTTCCTCTTCATAAAGTTTCGTTGATTCCTCCCATTTCTTCTTAGCCTGTAAATAATCTTTTTCTTCTTCAATCAGGGCAATTGCTTTTTCGGCTAATTTAGCATATTCACTTTCAGGGAATTCAAACATTACTCGTTTAAATTCGTGGATTGCCTCATCATAATTTTTTTGTCTTAGTGCTACCTCTCCTCGGTCATATATGGTGCGTGCCTCTTTGTATGAAGTAACCACTAAATCTTCATTAATTTTTGACAATAATCCTTTAGCCTCATTTATTAGTTT contains:
- a CDS encoding tetratricopeptide repeat protein yields the protein MRRFLICLLLIGLSINVWAQDDIKIYDQAVNSFNKGDFNEANKFCQKYLDLHPSGEKVSDIQLLSAECEYQLRNFLNAAMLFEKVADLYPGLEMAKQALSRAGESFQKVGDYAGAKRAFTKIKTRYPDTPDANYAEYNLSELEKYLPSKSVTATVTTQQPPIQQTEIEEELLQKAKASYEAKDYQQAISLFRDFLTKFKTSNFAHYAQLKISESFYYQNKFEEALKEYKKVITNYPESKYIDYCLYSIGWCQYRLENDQEAIASFEKLIKEYPKSKYVDSSQKAIEKIKAEYEEKQAKELLDQANSLYADKKYKESKEKITKLINKYPNSKLINEAKGLLSKINEDLVVTSYKEARTIYDRGEVALRQKNYDEAIHEFKRVMFEFPESEYAKLAEKAIALIEEEKDYLQAKKKWEESTKLYEEEKLAKAKEGFKEIVTEYPKTEYKEDAQKKLLEIETRESEDEAYKIYKKGLTLMKEKSYPLAINTFQQIITNYPNTEYATLAQSGINEAEEAMKTDRVKRKFDIALRYYALGDYKSATEWFEEIKENYPNTEYAKKSEEKLVAISKKGTPKSAEEEYNLALRLYEQGNLQDAALQFKKIIDTYPDTKFANTSKELLTTAENKLKDEQSKVLYDTARRTQEYGEYNSAITQYDKLINEYPDSYWSPYASYGKAETFYAMGEFAKAKEQWQKVADNFPASDLVPHALYHIAECEEQAGEYQKAALIYEKLQKTYPSSIYGKGELSELIKDKIAILKGKTPYSTY